One Paralichthys olivaceus isolate ysfri-2021 chromosome 21, ASM2471397v2, whole genome shotgun sequence genomic window carries:
- the tmem106a gene encoding transmembrane protein 106A translates to MDPQGHSGEMTEGPDLTEGLEKTRTLKHFPPYGSINGTSTGDTCPTCRGTGRIPRGHEDQLVAVIPCNDVRLQPRHTRLYVCISMFVCILVCCLILFFLFPRSVRVAPVSVLSVMVYFSPNMVDMEVTNLINITNENFVPVQIVEFNIQSLVTDIVVGKTKISNITAIQSRSQKSYNIEIQLPIQDKGLINYCKSSAFKIHTLFLEMQMTLNISYLSHTEQLSLNTFEYIDCGTNSTIPHPVSR, encoded by the exons ATGGACCCTCAAGGACACAGTGGCGAGATGACAGAGGGCCCTGATCTGACCGAAGGGCTGGAGAAGACGAGAACACTGAAGCACTTTCCTCCGTATGGATCCATTAACGGGACCTCGACAGGAGACACCTGCCCCACGTGTCGTGGAACTGGCCGAATTCCCAGAG GTCATGAAGACCAGCTCGTGGCCGTGATACCGTGTAACGACGTCAGGCTGCAGCCCAGACACAC GAGGCTGTACGTGTGCATCTCCATGTTCGTGTGCATCTTGGTCTGTTGTCtgatcctcttcttcctcttccctcgGAGCGTCAGAGTGGCGCCCGTGTCCGTGCTGTCGGTCATGGTCTACTTCAGCCCCAACATGGTCGACATGGAGGTCACA AACCTCATCAACATCACCAACGAGAACTTCGTCCCGGTTCAGATCGTCGAGTTCAACATCCAGAGTCTGGTCACCGACATCGTGGTGGGCAAGACCAAGATATCCAACATAACCGCCATCCAGTCCCGGTCGCAGAAATCT TACAACATTGAAATCCAACTTCCCATCCAGGACAAAGGCTTAAT CAACTACTGCAAATCGAGCGCCTTCAAGATCCACACGCTGTTTCTGGAGATGCA AATGACGCTGAACATTTCCTACCTCTCCCACACGGAGCAGCTGTCTCTCAACACGTTCGAGTACATCGACTGTGGCACCAACTCAACAATCCCACATCCTGTGAGTCGATGA
- the arl4d gene encoding ADP-ribosylation factor-like protein 4D codes for MGNQLTDIAPNTSFLPNFQTLHVVVIGLDSAGKTSLLYRLKLKEFVKTIPTKGFNTEKIKVAVGVSRAINFQVWDVGGQEKLRPLWKSYTRRTDGIVFVVDSTEQERMEEAKVELHKITRTSENQGVPVLILANKQDLDSALCISEVEKLLSVHELSMYTLHHVQSCSAVNGHGLQTGLEKLYEMILKRKKTVKHNRNRKR; via the coding sequence ATGGGCAACCAGCTGACTGATATCGCCCCCAACACGTCGTTCCTGCCAAACTTCCAGACGCTGCACGTGGTGGTGATCGGCCTCGACTCGGCCGGCAAGACCTCCCTCCTCTACAGGCTCAAGCTGAAGGAGTTTGTGAAAACCATCCCCACCAAGGGCTTCAACACGGAGAAGATCAAGGTGGCGGTGGGGGTGTCACGAGCCATCAACTTCCAGGTGTGGGATGTGGGCGGGCAGGAGAAGCTGCGCCCGCTCTGGAAGTCTTACACCCGGCGAACGGACGGGATCGTATTCGTGGTGGACTCCACTGAGCAGGAGCGCATGGAGGAGGCCAAAGTGGAGCTCCACAAGATCACCCGCACCTCGGAGAACCAGGGGGTCCCCGTGCTCATTCTTGCCAACAAGCAGGACCTGGATTCTGCCTTGTGCATCAGCGAGGTGGAGAAGCTGCTCTCCGTCCACGAACTGAGCATGTACACGCTGCATCAcgtgcagagctgcagcgcCGTCAACGGTCACGGACTCCAAACGGGCCTGGAGAAACTGTACGAGATGAtcctgaagaggaagaagacggTGAAGCAcaacaggaacaggaagagaTGA